In Pseudomonas sp. MM213, a genomic segment contains:
- a CDS encoding dermonecrotic toxin domain-containing protein, whose product MDEVQDVYTFAEPLLTDALQKKFNVDVDVTRTFLHLYLPKARPWYVFDVSDGVFTRTVSLLDAALHNFARHETCEPDSDFISQPDARGHFDVLPIKRKMSIAQFQSLCRELDIGARYTKYLEEQLLPSDGLAQGFLKLKIVESEKAAFKAAAQLAVLKGDIDAEASDLILSMLDGQRNLTRKGRVMQFAELSILDSPLSAIVLITPRPEQHIREVTPVIVYVPQDPEHPLKEYPSSVTFMNELTRQLRDNNVVSSTGMTYQQYFSRFVDQSERGHFFGGLQQRLFEVKWHQKAPLDQGPSWREVPVDNPNLHFKAAPIPGELWEYLFQQKLNKVLNDARHIAVSTADSDSNARWAWWENFKKIVSDIFNVALMVVTPFVPGLGELMMVYTAYQMASDVIEGIVDMTMGLWTEAAEHIIGVVTDVIQLVAFAAGVKIGNVARLKLSPLIEGMKPVSLPNGEPRLWHPDLKPYERPDVKLPAEAKPGALGLHAHEGQDILPLDDKHYAVQKDPQTGNYRVQHPHRDNAYLPELKHNGQGAWTHEAENPRTWQRPTLMRRLGHSVDGFSDAELDNMRIASGIDDAALRRMYVDNTAPPPCWTTASHA is encoded by the coding sequence ATGGATGAAGTGCAGGACGTTTACACGTTCGCCGAACCGTTACTCACCGACGCACTGCAAAAAAAATTCAACGTCGATGTCGATGTCACCCGCACGTTCCTGCATCTGTACTTACCCAAAGCACGCCCGTGGTATGTCTTCGACGTCTCCGACGGTGTTTTTACCCGAACCGTCTCATTGCTGGACGCCGCCCTGCACAACTTCGCACGTCACGAAACCTGCGAACCGGACTCGGACTTCATCAGCCAACCCGATGCGCGCGGGCACTTCGACGTCCTGCCGATCAAACGCAAAATGTCCATTGCCCAGTTCCAGAGCCTCTGTCGCGAACTGGACATCGGCGCGCGCTACACGAAATACCTCGAAGAACAGTTGCTGCCCAGTGACGGCCTCGCCCAAGGTTTTTTGAAGTTAAAAATCGTCGAGAGCGAGAAAGCCGCGTTCAAAGCCGCCGCCCAATTGGCTGTTCTGAAGGGCGACATCGACGCCGAGGCCAGTGACCTGATCCTGAGCATGCTCGATGGCCAGCGCAACCTCACCCGTAAAGGCCGGGTGATGCAATTTGCCGAACTGTCGATTCTCGACAGCCCGCTGAGCGCAATCGTGTTGATCACACCCAGGCCGGAACAACACATCCGTGAGGTGACGCCGGTGATTGTTTACGTCCCCCAGGACCCTGAACACCCGCTGAAAGAGTACCCCTCGTCCGTCACGTTCATGAATGAACTGACGCGCCAGCTACGCGACAACAACGTCGTTTCATCCACCGGCATGACCTACCAACAATACTTCAGCCGGTTCGTCGATCAATCGGAGCGCGGGCATTTTTTCGGCGGGCTACAACAACGGTTGTTCGAGGTGAAATGGCATCAGAAAGCGCCGCTGGACCAGGGACCGAGCTGGCGGGAAGTACCGGTCGACAACCCCAATCTGCATTTCAAAGCCGCACCGATCCCCGGCGAACTCTGGGAATACCTCTTCCAGCAGAAGCTCAATAAGGTGCTGAACGACGCCCGACACATTGCCGTGTCCACCGCCGATAGCGATAGCAATGCCCGATGGGCCTGGTGGGAAAACTTCAAGAAAATAGTCTCGGACATCTTCAACGTCGCGCTGATGGTCGTCACGCCGTTCGTTCCGGGGCTGGGTGAATTGATGATGGTCTACACGGCGTATCAGATGGCCAGTGACGTCATCGAAGGCATCGTCGATATGACCATGGGGCTGTGGACCGAAGCTGCCGAACACATCATTGGCGTGGTGACCGACGTCATTCAGTTGGTGGCGTTCGCCGCCGGGGTGAAGATTGGCAACGTTGCGCGCCTGAAGCTTTCGCCGCTGATCGAAGGCATGAAACCGGTGAGTCTGCCCAATGGCGAGCCAAGACTGTGGCATCCCGATCTCAAGCCTTATGAGAGGCCGGATGTAAAACTACCCGCTGAAGCCAAACCTGGCGCACTGGGACTTCATGCCCACGAAGGCCAGGACATTTTGCCGCTGGATGACAAACACTACGCCGTGCAAAAGGACCCACAAACCGGCAACTACCGCGTCCAGCATCCGCACCGCGACAACGCCTATTTACCCGAGTTGAAACATAACGGCCAGGGCGCCTGGACCCACGAAGCCGAGAACCCGCGAACGTGGCAACGCCCGACGTTGATGCGTCGCCTCGGCCATTCCGTGGACGGCTTCAGCGACGCAGAACTGGACAATATGCGCATCGCCAGCGGCATCGACGACGCTGCGCTGCGCCGGATGTACGTCGACAACACGGCCCCGCCCCCCTGCTGGACGACAGCCTCACACGCTTGA
- a CDS encoding amino acid permease gives MPVGNHLPHGETAQGGPLKRELGERHIRLMALGACIGVGLFLGSAKAIEMAGPAIMLSYIIGGLAILVIMRALGEMAVHNPVAGSFSRYAQDYLGPLAGFLTGWNYWFLWLVTCVAEITAVAVYMGVWFPEVPRWIWALAALVSMGSINLIAVKAFGEFEFWFALIKIVTIIAMVIGGVGVIAFGFGNDGVALGISNLWAHGGFMPNGVQGVLMSLQMVMFAYLGVEMIGLTAGEAKNPQKTIPNAIGSVFWRILLFYVGALFVILSIYPWNEIGTQGSPFVMTFERLGIKTAAGIINFVVITAALSSCNGGIFSTGRMLYSLAQNGQAPAGFAKTSNNGVPRRALLLSIFALLLGVLLNYLVPEKVFVWVTAIATFGAIWTWVMILLAQLKFRNGLSASERAGLKYKMWLYPVSSYLALAFLVLVVGLMAYFPDTRVALYVGPAFLVLLTVLFYVFKLQPTGVSQGAVRSAS, from the coding sequence ATGCCAGTCGGCAATCACCTGCCCCACGGCGAGACCGCTCAGGGCGGCCCGCTTAAACGCGAACTCGGCGAACGGCATATTCGCTTGATGGCACTCGGTGCCTGTATCGGTGTCGGTCTGTTTCTCGGTTCGGCCAAGGCCATCGAAATGGCTGGCCCGGCCATCATGCTGTCCTACATCATCGGCGGTCTGGCGATTCTGGTGATCATGCGCGCCCTCGGCGAAATGGCTGTGCACAACCCGGTCGCCGGCTCCTTCAGCCGTTATGCCCAAGACTACCTTGGCCCGTTGGCGGGGTTCCTGACGGGCTGGAACTATTGGTTCCTGTGGCTGGTGACCTGTGTCGCGGAAATCACCGCAGTGGCGGTGTACATGGGCGTCTGGTTTCCCGAGGTCCCGCGCTGGATCTGGGCACTTGCCGCGTTGGTCAGCATGGGCTCGATCAACCTGATCGCCGTAAAAGCCTTCGGTGAATTCGAATTCTGGTTCGCCCTGATCAAGATCGTCACGATCATTGCGATGGTGATCGGCGGCGTCGGCGTGATCGCGTTCGGTTTCGGTAACGACGGCGTGGCGTTGGGGATTTCCAATCTCTGGGCTCACGGCGGCTTCATGCCGAACGGCGTGCAAGGCGTGTTGATGTCCCTGCAAATGGTGATGTTCGCCTACCTCGGCGTCGAGATGATCGGCCTGACCGCCGGAGAAGCGAAGAACCCGCAGAAGACCATTCCCAACGCGATCGGCTCGGTGTTCTGGCGGATTCTGCTGTTCTACGTCGGCGCGCTGTTTGTGATTCTGTCGATCTACCCGTGGAATGAAATCGGCACCCAGGGCAGTCCGTTTGTGATGACCTTTGAGCGTCTGGGCATCAAGACCGCCGCTGGCATCATCAACTTCGTGGTGATCACCGCTGCACTGTCGTCCTGCAATGGCGGCATTTTCAGTACGGGGCGCATGCTCTATAGCCTGGCGCAGAATGGCCAGGCTCCGGCCGGTTTTGCCAAGACGTCGAACAACGGGGTGCCCCGTCGTGCGCTGTTGCTGTCGATTTTCGCCTTGTTGCTGGGGGTGCTGCTCAATTACCTGGTGCCTGAAAAAGTCTTCGTTTGGGTGACGGCCATTGCTACTTTCGGCGCGATCTGGACCTGGGTGATGATCCTGCTGGCTCAGCTTAAGTTTCGCAATGGCCTGAGCGCCAGCGAGCGGGCCGGGTTGAAATACAAGATGTGGTTGTACCCGGTGAGTTCGTATCTGGCACTGGCGTTTTTGGTGTTGGTGGTTGGGTTGATGGCGTACTTTCCGGACACTCGGGTGGCGCTGTATGTGGGGCCGGCGTTTTTGGTGCTGCTGACGGTATTGTTTTATGTGTTCAAGTTGCAGCCGACTGGTGTGTCGCAAGGTGCGGTGCGTTCGGCTTCATAG
- a CDS encoding glycosyltransferase family 2 protein translates to MKVSLIVPVFNEEQAISLFYQAVQRELRLGGDEIEIVFINDGSSDRTAEQVKALAQVDEHVLLINFSRNFGKEPALFAGLEYASGDAVIPMDVDLQDPISVIPLLIDEWQKGADVVLAKRRNRATDGYLKRHSAALFYHVLNRIAYTRIEENVGDFRLMDRKVVNVIRALPEHQLFMKGVLSWAGFTTAVVEYERAGRVAGSSKFNGWKLWNLALEGVTSFSTVPLRLWTYVGGGISIFAVLYAVYMVLDKIFFGNSVPGYPSLMTAILFLGGVQLIGIGILGEYVGRIYIEAKHRPRYVVKDIVGGKDRLGL, encoded by the coding sequence GTGAAGGTTTCGCTGATCGTTCCGGTCTTCAACGAAGAGCAAGCGATCAGCCTGTTTTATCAGGCGGTGCAGCGCGAGTTGAGGCTGGGCGGCGACGAGATCGAGATCGTATTCATCAACGATGGCAGCTCGGACCGGACGGCCGAGCAGGTCAAGGCCCTGGCGCAGGTCGACGAGCATGTGTTGTTGATCAACTTTTCGCGCAATTTCGGCAAGGAACCGGCGTTGTTCGCCGGCCTGGAATACGCTTCTGGCGATGCGGTGATCCCCATGGACGTCGACTTGCAGGACCCGATCAGCGTCATTCCGCTGTTGATTGACGAGTGGCAAAAGGGCGCGGACGTGGTGCTCGCCAAACGCCGCAACCGGGCCACCGACGGTTACCTCAAGCGCCACAGCGCGGCGCTGTTCTACCACGTGCTGAACCGTATCGCGTACACCCGGATCGAAGAAAACGTCGGTGATTTCCGCTTGATGGATCGCAAGGTAGTCAACGTGATCCGCGCACTGCCCGAGCATCAATTGTTCATGAAAGGCGTGTTGTCGTGGGCCGGGTTCACCACCGCGGTGGTGGAGTACGAACGCGCCGGGCGCGTGGCCGGCAGCAGCAAGTTCAATGGCTGGAAACTGTGGAACCTGGCACTCGAAGGGGTGACGTCGTTCAGCACTGTGCCGCTGCGTTTGTGGACGTACGTCGGCGGCGGCATTTCGATTTTCGCGGTGCTTTACGCGGTGTACATGGTGCTGGACAAGATTTTCTTCGGCAACAGCGTACCCGGTTACCCATCGTTGATGACCGCCATTCTGTTTCTTGGCGGTGTGCAGTTGATTGGTATCGGCATCCTCGGTGAGTACGTCGGCCGGATCTACATCGAGGCCAAGCACCGGCCGCGCTACGTGGTCAAAGACATCGTCGGCGGCAAAGACCGGCTCGGGCTTTAG
- a CDS encoding putative quinol monooxygenase, translating to MLKVIAQDFIKPEYIETVRPWYTELVEKTRLEPDCIAYDLFIDQKDPGHFIFVEQWPNQAALDAHCQSEHFRRLVPQINRFQARDCIIVLMDAF from the coding sequence TTGCTGAAAGTAATCGCTCAGGATTTCATCAAACCCGAATACATTGAAACGGTTCGCCCGTGGTACACCGAACTGGTCGAGAAGACTCGACTGGAGCCCGATTGCATCGCTTACGACCTGTTCATCGATCAAAAAGACCCCGGCCACTTTATCTTCGTCGAACAATGGCCGAATCAGGCGGCGCTGGATGCTCATTGCCAGTCTGAGCACTTTCGGCGGTTGGTGCCGCAGATCAACCGTTTCCAGGCCCGGGATTGCATTATCGTGCTGATGGATGCGTTCTGA
- a CDS encoding glucosyltransferase domain-containing protein, with translation MGRFRDVLGKELGGRQVWLFFLLATLLYVLPLIIADYPYIDDNWRSLSAGMAWAEQGRLFTQLFYNLLTFGNAAPNIFPLPLLIATLAMASALTRLTFHYFAQPTLACCLVPLPLWYNPFFLQNLSYQYDGPAMALSLVAVIYAITFRHPSRSLQWLVPSFLIALALGLYQISLNVFVGLCCLELLRGVNDRLAWPQLCRLIGWKLAQVTMGWLMYCVSAVAFMAQDRALLLNWTAAPLLQLQINIGRVLEKVVLLFHGGLVWVFAALLLCAIVGAVQLGLKVWKRQDSGPKKALIGLLCLLTLPVMTLLVSGVALFFRDFNEGARTLMGFAVLLMLLFYLSHLALAQIHERLTLLLAVPLLAMLSLSFAYGRVLTVQKAFSTSALFSLEHDISTHRELREAKRIYMSVTYSDHWLSGAAGSFKQMPVLHYLLNIDFFMLAENLPKLGITNVVAEKERRNATRVGYLGYPPLLERPYYRIYLLGDYGFIVMKEPAPIKALRW, from the coding sequence ATGGGCCGATTTCGCGATGTGCTCGGCAAGGAACTCGGCGGCCGACAGGTCTGGTTGTTTTTTCTGCTCGCGACGTTGCTGTATGTGCTGCCGCTGATTATTGCGGACTACCCGTACATCGATGATAACTGGCGATCCCTGTCGGCGGGCATGGCCTGGGCGGAGCAGGGTCGCCTGTTTACCCAGCTGTTCTACAACCTGCTCACCTTCGGCAACGCGGCGCCTAACATCTTTCCCTTGCCGCTATTGATCGCCACGCTGGCCATGGCCTCGGCACTGACCCGGCTGACGTTTCATTACTTTGCGCAACCGACGCTCGCCTGTTGCCTGGTGCCGTTGCCCCTCTGGTACAACCCGTTTTTTCTGCAAAACCTGTCTTATCAATATGACGGTCCCGCCATGGCCCTGAGCCTGGTGGCGGTGATCTACGCGATCACCTTTCGTCATCCTTCGCGCAGCCTGCAATGGCTGGTGCCTTCGTTCCTGATTGCACTGGCGCTGGGGCTGTATCAGATCAGCCTCAATGTGTTTGTGGGATTGTGTTGCCTGGAACTGCTGCGCGGCGTAAATGACCGTTTGGCCTGGCCGCAGTTGTGCAGGCTGATCGGCTGGAAACTGGCGCAGGTCACCATGGGCTGGTTGATGTATTGCGTCAGCGCCGTGGCGTTCATGGCGCAGGATCGCGCGCTGCTGTTGAACTGGACCGCCGCGCCGCTGCTGCAACTGCAGATCAACATCGGCAGAGTGCTGGAAAAAGTCGTGCTGCTGTTTCATGGCGGATTGGTCTGGGTGTTCGCCGCGCTGTTGCTGTGTGCCATCGTCGGTGCTGTGCAATTGGGGCTTAAAGTGTGGAAGCGTCAGGACAGTGGGCCGAAGAAAGCGTTGATCGGCCTGTTGTGTCTGCTGACCTTGCCGGTCATGACGCTGCTGGTGTCCGGCGTCGCGCTGTTTTTCCGCGACTTCAACGAGGGCGCTCGAACCCTGATGGGCTTCGCGGTTTTATTGATGCTGTTGTTCTACTTGAGCCATCTGGCGCTGGCGCAAATCCATGAACGACTGACGCTGTTGCTGGCGGTGCCACTGCTGGCGATGCTGTCGCTGTCGTTCGCTTACGGTCGGGTGCTGACGGTACAGAAAGCCTTCAGCACCAGCGCACTGTTCAGCCTTGAGCACGACATTTCGACGCATCGGGAATTGCGTGAGGCCAAGCGGATTTACATGTCGGTGACGTATTCCGATCACTGGCTGTCGGGGGCCGCAGGTTCGTTCAAGCAAATGCCGGTGCTGCACTATCTGCTGAACATCGACTTTTTCATGCTGGCCGAAAATCTGCCGAAGCTCGGCATCACCAACGTGGTCGCGGAGAAGGAGCGCCGCAATGCGACACGGGTGGGTTATCTGGGGTATCCGCCGTTGCTGGAGCGCCCGTACTACAGGATTTACCTGCTGGGGGACTACGGTTTTATCGTCATGAAAGAACCGGCCCCGATCAAGGCGCTTCGCTGGTGA
- a CDS encoding OpgC family protein, which yields MTFERDHRIDFFRGLALIFIFWDHVPHNPLGQITPRNFGFSDAAEIFVFLAGYAAVLAYGKIFRRDGYLIACVKILRRAWVLYVVHIFLLAMLMGIVFFANSHVETRDLVEEMGMHHFITNPQQALVDELLLRFKPNLMDPLPLYIVLLAGLPLALPMLVRKPWAVVAVSLTVYLLAPWFGWNLAAIKDGVWYFNPVVWQLLFVLGGAAATYGQRPRLPDARPLLRRPLFVSAVVYVVVTGVLTVSWRWPEIHDALMPAWLSNLLYPISKTDLSPVRLLHFLALAYVTAKLLPDTGWTQNWLAQQSCRMGRYSLEIFCLGVLLAPLADMVNAMTDDAFAMQIFTALVGAGLMALLGAWLEFNKRLNQPVNRSQRSVAERIPL from the coding sequence ATGACGTTTGAACGCGATCACCGAATCGACTTTTTTCGAGGCCTGGCGCTGATCTTCATCTTCTGGGATCACGTGCCTCACAACCCCCTCGGTCAAATCACCCCGCGTAACTTCGGTTTCAGCGATGCCGCGGAAATTTTCGTGTTTCTCGCCGGTTACGCGGCGGTCCTGGCCTACGGGAAAATCTTCCGACGGGACGGTTATCTGATTGCCTGCGTGAAGATTCTGCGCCGCGCCTGGGTGCTCTACGTGGTGCATATTTTCTTGCTGGCGATGCTGATGGGCATCGTGTTCTTCGCCAACAGCCATGTGGAAACGAGGGATCTGGTGGAGGAAATGGGCATGCACCACTTCATCACCAACCCGCAGCAAGCCCTGGTCGATGAACTGCTGCTGCGCTTCAAGCCGAACCTCATGGACCCCCTCCCGCTGTACATCGTGCTGCTGGCCGGCTTGCCGCTGGCGCTGCCGATGCTGGTGCGCAAACCATGGGCGGTGGTGGCCGTGTCGTTGACCGTGTACCTGCTGGCGCCGTGGTTCGGCTGGAACCTGGCGGCCATCAAGGATGGCGTGTGGTATTTCAATCCCGTGGTCTGGCAGCTGCTGTTTGTGTTGGGCGGCGCGGCGGCGACTTACGGGCAGCGCCCCCGATTACCTGACGCGCGCCCGTTGCTGCGCCGGCCGTTGTTTGTCAGTGCCGTAGTGTATGTGGTGGTTACCGGCGTGCTGACCGTCTCCTGGCGATGGCCGGAAATACATGATGCGCTGATGCCTGCGTGGCTGAGCAACCTGTTGTACCCGATCAGCAAGACTGACTTGTCGCCGGTGCGGTTGCTGCACTTCCTGGCGCTGGCGTATGTCACGGCGAAACTGTTGCCCGATACCGGCTGGACGCAAAACTGGCTGGCGCAGCAAAGTTGTCGCATGGGGCGTTATTCGCTGGAAATCTTCTGCCTCGGCGTGTTGCTGGCGCCGTTGGCGGACATGGTCAATGCCATGACCGACGATGCGTTTGCCATGCAGATATTCACCGCCTTGGTGGGTGCGGGGTTGATGGCGTTGTTGGGGGCCTGGCTGGAGTTCAATAAACGGTTGAACCAGCCGGTCAACAGGTCGCAGCGTTCGGTAGCTGAACGGATCCCGCTGTAG
- a CDS encoding transglycosylase domain-containing protein produces MGALWQTDTSKTVVPTERVDEAPIPEKPRRSRTKHGWKAFWLLVLIILIALGLAAAREMRTSKFQSREASKYAATLSYELKPGPSDSIRYPGAGPFDLRLGYSSLGEFLPRLIKRDYVVAAQTRFSQPLMDYTDKGFFVPYAEKIQAGLSITDCHAAPLYQYKYPQQLYSSFDAIPPVVVSSLLFIENRFLLDPRQPRANPAVDWPRFGMAAWSQVAKMLHMPGQSAGGSTLATQLEKYRHSPDGLTVSGGEKIRQMISASVRAYQAGPETLAARQNVVRDYLNSVPLSAVPGHGEVHGMAEGLRVWYGADFNKANERLASTDTDPKAMAEKGLALREMLSLMIAQRRPSHYLTKGRDELADLTDSHIRLLAQNFVIDAPFAAAALASKVTYRDWQTQPTIQPIETNKGISVARSRLGGLLNRPLYDLDRLDLSATSTLQGELQTQVTEYLKHLADPAFATQIGLMGERLLTPTSTTQVRYSFTLFELTPDGSRVRVQTDSTDQPFDINEGSKLELGSTAKMRVLTTYLQIIAELHDKYAEMTVPELKKVDVPDQDRLSRWAVDYLIENKDHNLSAMLSAALDRKYSASPGEAFFTGGGLHTFVNFRKEDNGRIPTLRDALRESINLPFIRLMRDLVRYTTYSGPNNSAALLGDDRDPRRQEYLAEFADREGTSFLLKFWKRYKNKDTQARLETFLDSMRPTPIRMAAVHRYLLPQASQESFNTFVRSHLSGAKLTEKLTDERLQRLYENYSPGIYDLPDQGFIAKVHPLELWLIGYLLNHPDAKWSEIVKASQFERQEVYSWLFKSKHKGARDGRIRTMLEIEAFLDIHARWQKVGYPFDHLVPSLATAIGSSGDRPAALAELIGTILNDGVRMPTLRIDSLHFAANTPYETKLINDPDVGKRVMPSEVATAMREALSHVVDAGTAKRVSGSFITPDGKPLAMGGKTGTGDNRIEAIGSGGRILSSKSINRTATFVFYIGDSHFGTLTAFVPGRTAEAFKFTSALPVQVLKGMAPILTPYLQPGTHTQCLPVEVARR; encoded by the coding sequence ATGGGCGCGTTATGGCAAACCGATACGAGTAAAACTGTGGTCCCGACTGAACGTGTGGATGAAGCGCCTATCCCCGAAAAACCCCGTCGTAGTCGTACCAAACACGGGTGGAAGGCGTTTTGGTTGCTGGTGTTGATTATCCTGATTGCTCTGGGGTTGGCCGCTGCCAGGGAAATGCGTACCTCGAAGTTTCAATCCCGGGAAGCCAGCAAATATGCCGCTACCCTGAGTTACGAACTGAAGCCAGGCCCAAGCGACTCCATTCGCTATCCAGGGGCCGGCCCTTTTGACTTGCGTCTGGGCTACAGCTCTCTGGGTGAATTCCTGCCGCGCCTGATCAAGCGCGACTACGTCGTTGCGGCACAGACCCGCTTTTCCCAACCGTTGATGGACTACACCGACAAAGGCTTTTTCGTGCCCTATGCGGAAAAAATCCAGGCAGGATTGTCGATCACCGATTGCCATGCGGCGCCGCTTTATCAGTACAAATACCCGCAGCAGCTCTATTCAAGCTTTGACGCGATTCCGCCGGTGGTGGTCAGCAGTTTGCTGTTCATCGAAAACCGCTTCCTGCTCGACCCTCGTCAGCCTCGGGCCAACCCCGCCGTGGATTGGCCACGCTTCGGCATGGCGGCGTGGTCGCAGGTCGCCAAAATGCTGCACATGCCTGGCCAATCGGCGGGTGGCAGTACCCTCGCGACGCAACTCGAGAAGTATCGACACTCGCCCGACGGCTTGACCGTGTCCGGCGGGGAAAAAATCCGCCAGATGATTTCCGCCAGCGTGCGCGCCTATCAGGCCGGGCCGGAAACGCTTGCGGCGCGCCAGAACGTGGTGCGTGATTACCTCAACAGCGTGCCCCTGTCCGCCGTGCCCGGCCACGGGGAAGTACACGGCATGGCCGAAGGTTTGCGTGTCTGGTACGGCGCCGATTTCAACAAGGCCAACGAACGGCTGGCCAGTACCGACACGGATCCAAAGGCCATGGCGGAAAAAGGCCTGGCCCTGCGTGAAATGCTGTCGTTGATGATTGCCCAGCGCCGCCCTTCCCACTACCTGACCAAGGGCCGCGATGAGCTGGCCGACCTCACCGACAGCCACATTCGCCTGTTGGCGCAAAACTTTGTGATCGACGCGCCGTTCGCCGCCGCCGCATTGGCCAGCAAAGTGACCTATCGCGACTGGCAGACCCAGCCGACCATTCAACCGATCGAAACCAACAAAGGCATCAGCGTGGCGCGCAGTCGCCTGGGCGGGTTGCTCAATCGTCCGCTGTACGACCTCGACCGCCTCGATCTCTCCGCCACCAGCACCCTGCAAGGCGAACTGCAAACCCAGGTCACCGAGTACCTCAAGCACTTGGCCGACCCGGCGTTTGCAACGCAGATCGGTTTGATGGGCGAACGCCTGCTCACCCCCACCAGCACCACGCAAGTGCGCTACAGCTTCACGCTGTTCGAACTGACCCCGGACGGTTCGCGGGTGCGCGTGCAAACCGACAGCACCGATCAGCCATTCGATATCAACGAAGGCAGCAAACTGGAACTGGGCTCCACCGCGAAAATGCGGGTGCTGACGACTTATCTGCAAATCATTGCCGAGCTGCACGACAAGTACGCCGAAATGACCGTCCCGGAACTGAAGAAAGTCGACGTCCCGGATCAGGATCGCCTGAGCCGCTGGGCTGTCGATTACCTGATCGAGAACAAGGACCACAACCTGTCGGCCATGCTCAGCGCCGCGCTGGACCGCAAATACTCGGCCAGCCCCGGCGAAGCCTTTTTTACCGGCGGCGGGCTGCATACCTTCGTCAACTTCCGCAAGGAAGACAACGGTCGCATACCGACGTTGCGCGATGCCCTGCGCGAATCGATCAACCTGCCGTTCATTCGGCTGATGCGTGATCTGGTGCGCTACACCACCTACTCCGGCCCGAACAACAGCGCTGCTCTGCTCGGGGACGACCGTGATCCTCGGCGCCAGGAATACCTGGCCGAGTTCGCCGACCGCGAGGGCACTTCGTTCCTGCTGAAATTCTGGAAGCGCTACAAAAACAAGGACACCCAGGCACGGCTCGAAACCTTCCTCGACAGCATGCGCCCGACGCCGATTCGCATGGCTGCGGTGCATCGCTACCTGTTGCCGCAAGCCAGTCAGGAAAGCTTCAACACCTTCGTGCGCTCGCACCTCTCAGGCGCCAAGCTCACCGAGAAACTCACGGACGAACGCCTGCAACGGCTTTACGAAAATTACAGCCCAGGCATCTACGATTTGCCGGACCAGGGCTTCATCGCCAAGGTTCACCCGCTGGAATTGTGGCTGATCGGTTATTTGTTGAATCATCCTGACGCCAAGTGGAGCGAAATCGTCAAGGCCAGCCAGTTTGAACGCCAGGAAGTCTATAGCTGGCTATTCAAAAGCAAGCATAAGGGTGCCCGTGATGGCCGCATCCGCACCATGCTGGAGATCGAGGCGTTTCTCGACATTCACGCGCGCTGGCAGAAAGTCGGCTATCCGTTCGATCACCTGGTGCCCTCGCTGGCCACCGCCATCGGCAGTTCCGGCGACCGCCCGGCCGCGTTGGCGGAGCTGATCGGCACCATCCTCAACGACGGCGTGCGCATGCCGACACTGCGCATCGACAGCCTGCATTTCGCGGCGAATACGCCCTATGAAACCAAGCTGATCAACGACCCGGATGTGGGTAAACGGGTGATGCCGTCCGAAGTGGCCACGGCCATGCGCGAGGCCTTGTCGCACGTGGTGGACGCGGGTACGGCCAAACGTGTTTCCGGCAGTTTCATCACCCCCGATGGCAAGCCGCTGGCCATGGGCGGCAAGACCGGGACCGGTGACAACCGCATCGAAGCCATTGGTTCCGGTGGGCGAATCTTGAGTTCGAAGTCGATCAACCGTACGGCCACCTTTGTGTTTTATATCGGTGATAGCCACTTCGGTACGTTGACCGCATTCGTACCCGGTCGCACGGCCGAAGCCTTCAAGTTCACCTCGGCCCTGCCGGTGCAAGTGCTCAAGGGCATGGCACCGATTCTCACGCCGTATCTGCAACCGGGCACGCATACACAATGCCTGCCCGTGGAGGTCGCACGACGCTGA